The Punica granatum isolate Tunisia-2019 chromosome 4, ASM765513v2, whole genome shotgun sequence genome has a window encoding:
- the LOC116206129 gene encoding multifunctional methyltransferase subunit TRM112 homolog A, whose product MRLLTHNMLSCNIKGVTNGFPLIIEAEKVLEKPVDLNPDFLRNMFHKVEWKALVDAAKSLGYSELPESVDPAMLESPEFLHRFHHALLELHLEEGALVCPETGRKFPVNKGIPNMLLHEDEV is encoded by the coding sequence ATGAGGCTCTTGACGCACAACATGCTGTCCTGCAACATCAAGGGGGTAACCAATGGCTTCCCGCTGATCATCGAGGCCGAGAAGGTCCTGGAGAAGCCGGTCGACCTCAACCCGGACTTCCTCCGGAACATGTTCCACAAGGTCGAGTGGAAGGCCCTCGTCGACGCCGCCAAGTCGCTCGGCTACTCGGAGCTCCCCGAATCCGTCGATCCCGCCATGCTCGAGTCGCCCGAGTTCCTCCACCGGTTCCACCACGCCCTGCTCGAGCTCCACCTCGAGGAGGGCGCACTCGTCTGCCCTGAGACCGGCCGCAAGTTCCCCGTCAACAAGGGCATCCCCAACATGCTCCTCCACGAGGACGAGGTGTGA